One Desulfovibrio fairfieldensis genomic window carries:
- a CDS encoding efflux RND transporter permease subunit, giving the protein MNIAAVFIRRPVATALLMLGMLFFGVTGYLSLPVNQLPNVDFPTIQVMADLAGADPETMAASVATPLEKEFFTIAGIDSISSVNAVGRTRITIQFALDRNIDAAALDVQSAIGLAQRRLPTSMTTPPSFRKVNPADMPILYLRVSSPTLPLYQLNEYADTLIGQRLSMVEGVAQVVIYGQKKYAVRVQLDPDELASRGLGIDEVADAVAAANSMLPTGSLEGEQRASSIKSSGQLLNARAFRDTVVAYRNGAPVRLRDLGTVEDSVQQDKQISWSNGGVPSITLAVERQPGTNTVQVVDAIRKLLPALERQVPPSVKVDVFYDRSESIRESVADVKFTLVLTVFLVVLVIFIFLRNLPATVIPSLALPMSVISTFAVMAVLGYSLDNLSLMALTLAVGFVVDDAIVMLENIVRHQEMGKDPLRAAYDGSAEIGFTIVSMTISLAAVFIPVLFMGGIVGRLFREFAVVIITAILCSGVVSLTLTPMLCAYFLKAGQKHKAGYEGMYGRLERMFDCLAAGYARSLDYVLRHRLAALGASLGLLVLTIWLGVVMPKGFLPAEDMGFLVASTEAEQGVSFQGMVDAQHKLDTLLEKQPHVSMFNSVVGIVGSSQSMNNGILLMHLKPHDQRPNIETVAQRLRRELNTSPALRVFVRVPPAINIGGRSSKALYQYTLSGPDMAALYDSAQKVEEALRKLPEIQDVNSDLQLKNPELRVTIDRNRAAALGVSPQQIELALQSAYGSREISTIYAPTNDYKVFVELQKRFQQDSSALSRLYVRSKDGDLVPLDTLAKLSPGVGPIAVNHNGQFPAVTISYNLRPGVALSQGVGAVEATARPLLPDSVTAESQGTAQAFQNSLQGMGWLLILAIVVIYLVLGILYESFIHPLTILSGLPSAGFGALATLWLFGLELDLYGFVGVIMLLGIVKKNAIMMLDFALEAQRRDPSITPLAAITEGCHVRFRPIMMTTMAALMGALPIAIGIGAGAEARRPLGLAVVGGLCFSQIVTLYITPVYYYYMEKFSRRLNRSYGGRFHDGGAEARADSGA; this is encoded by the coding sequence ATGAATATAGCCGCCGTATTCATCCGCCGTCCTGTCGCCACCGCCCTGCTCATGCTGGGCATGCTCTTTTTCGGCGTTACCGGCTACCTTTCCCTGCCGGTGAACCAGCTGCCCAACGTGGACTTTCCCACCATCCAGGTCATGGCCGACCTGGCGGGCGCGGACCCGGAAACCATGGCCGCCTCCGTGGCCACGCCCCTGGAAAAGGAATTTTTCACCATCGCGGGCATTGATTCCATTTCCTCGGTCAATGCCGTGGGCCGCACCCGCATCACCATCCAGTTCGCCCTGGACAGGAATATCGACGCGGCGGCCCTGGACGTGCAGTCGGCCATCGGTCTGGCCCAGCGCCGCCTGCCCACCAGCATGACCACGCCCCCCAGTTTCCGCAAGGTCAACCCGGCGGACATGCCCATTCTCTATCTGCGCGTTTCCTCGCCGACCCTGCCGCTGTACCAGCTCAACGAATACGCGGATACGCTCATCGGCCAGCGCCTGTCCATGGTGGAAGGCGTGGCCCAGGTGGTCATTTACGGCCAGAAGAAATACGCCGTGCGCGTGCAGCTGGACCCGGACGAGCTGGCCTCGCGCGGGCTGGGCATCGACGAGGTGGCCGACGCCGTGGCCGCCGCCAACTCCATGCTGCCCACCGGTTCCCTGGAGGGCGAGCAGCGGGCCAGCTCCATCAAATCCTCAGGCCAGCTGCTCAACGCCCGGGCCTTCCGCGACACGGTGGTGGCCTACCGTAACGGCGCGCCCGTGCGCCTGCGCGATCTGGGCACGGTGGAAGACAGCGTGCAGCAGGACAAACAGATCTCCTGGAGCAACGGCGGCGTGCCCAGCATCACCCTGGCCGTGGAGCGCCAGCCCGGCACCAACACAGTGCAGGTGGTGGACGCCATCCGCAAGCTGCTGCCCGCCCTGGAGCGCCAGGTGCCGCCTTCGGTCAAGGTGGACGTTTTTTACGACCGTTCTGAATCCATCCGCGAATCCGTGGCCGACGTGAAGTTCACCCTGGTGCTCACGGTTTTTCTGGTGGTGCTGGTCATCTTCATCTTTCTGCGCAATCTCCCGGCCACGGTCATTCCCAGCCTGGCGCTGCCCATGTCCGTGATTTCCACCTTCGCGGTCATGGCCGTGCTGGGCTACAGCCTGGACAATCTCTCGCTCATGGCCCTGACGCTCGCCGTGGGCTTTGTGGTGGACGACGCCATCGTCATGCTGGAAAACATCGTCCGCCACCAGGAAATGGGCAAGGACCCCCTCAGGGCGGCTTACGACGGCTCGGCGGAAATCGGCTTCACCATTGTCTCCATGACCATCTCCCTGGCGGCGGTCTTTATTCCCGTGCTGTTCATGGGCGGCATCGTGGGGCGGCTGTTCCGGGAGTTCGCGGTGGTCATCATCACGGCCATCCTCTGTTCCGGCGTGGTTTCGCTCACGCTCACGCCCATGCTCTGCGCCTATTTCCTGAAAGCCGGGCAGAAGCACAAGGCCGGATATGAGGGCATGTACGGCAGGCTGGAACGCATGTTCGACTGCCTGGCGGCGGGTTATGCCCGTTCGCTGGATTACGTGCTGCGCCATCGCCTGGCCGCGCTCGGCGCCTCCCTGGGCCTGCTGGTCCTGACCATCTGGCTGGGCGTGGTCATGCCCAAGGGTTTTCTGCCCGCCGAGGACATGGGCTTTCTGGTCGCCAGCACCGAAGCGGAGCAGGGTGTTTCCTTCCAGGGCATGGTGGACGCCCAGCACAAGCTGGATACCCTGCTGGAAAAGCAGCCCCATGTCTCCATGTTCAACTCCGTGGTGGGCATTGTGGGCTCCAGCCAGAGCATGAACAACGGCATTCTGCTCATGCACCTCAAGCCTCATGACCAGCGCCCGAACATCGAGACCGTGGCCCAGCGCCTGCGGCGGGAGCTGAACACCTCCCCGGCCCTGCGGGTTTTTGTGCGCGTGCCCCCGGCCATCAATATCGGCGGGCGCTCCTCCAAGGCTCTCTATCAGTATACCCTGTCCGGACCGGACATGGCGGCCCTTTACGACAGCGCCCAGAAGGTGGAGGAGGCCCTGCGCAAGCTGCCCGAAATCCAGGATGTGAACAGCGATCTGCAGCTCAAGAACCCGGAGCTGCGCGTGACCATCGACCGCAACCGGGCCGCCGCTCTGGGCGTGAGCCCGCAGCAGATTGAGCTGGCCCTGCAATCGGCCTACGGCTCGCGCGAGATCTCCACTATTTACGCGCCCACCAATGACTACAAGGTCTTTGTGGAACTACAGAAGCGCTTCCAGCAGGACAGCTCGGCCCTGTCCCGTCTGTACGTGCGCTCCAAAGACGGGGATCTGGTGCCTCTGGACACCCTGGCCAAACTCTCGCCCGGCGTGGGACCTATCGCCGTGAACCACAACGGGCAGTTCCCGGCCGTGACCATCTCGTACAATCTGCGGCCCGGCGTGGCTCTGAGCCAGGGCGTGGGGGCCGTGGAAGCCACGGCTCGGCCGTTGCTGCCCGACTCGGTGACCGCCGAGTCCCAGGGCACGGCCCAGGCCTTTCAGAATTCCCTTCAGGGCATGGGCTGGCTGCTGATCCTGGCCATTGTGGTCATCTATCTGGTGCTGGGCATCCTCTATGAGAGCTTCATCCATCCCCTGACTATTCTCTCCGGCCTGCCTTCGGCGGGTTTCGGCGCGCTGGCGACGCTCTGGCTGTTCGGCCTGGAACTGGATCTCTACGGCTTTGTGGGCGTGATCATGCTGCTGGGCATTGTCAAGAAAAACGCCATCATGATGCTGGACTTCGCGTTGGAGGCCCAGCGGCGCGACCCCTCGATCACGCCGCTGGCCGCCATTACCGAGGGCTGTCACGTGCGCTTCCGGCCTATCATGATGACGACCATGGCCGCGCTCATGGGCGCGCTGCCCATCGCCATCGGCATCGGGGCCGGGGCCGAGGCCCGGCGGCCTCTGGGCCTGGCCGTGGTGGGCGGGCTGTGTTTTTCGCAGATCGTGACCCTCTACATCACGCCGGTGTATTACTATTATATGGAAAAGTTCTCCCGCCGCCTGAACCGCAGCTACGGCGGGCGGTTCCATGACGGCGGAGCGGAGGCCAGAGCCGATTCCGGCGCATGA
- a CDS encoding sulfite exporter TauE/SafE family protein, with translation MLLAVLYAFCLAVGFLTGATGVGGVLVPPALVLLSGLETHTAMGTSLAAMFFLTLLGTWMFWRLGLIRWREALPLVLGGGLAGWPGAWCNARLDAGPLIYILGAVIVLAGLCALRPPTARDKGNLFWHGKAGLFGIGAATGFVAGLTGVGGGVLSVPWMIIVGYAPLTAVALSMPFQVLATLSGSLANVTGGYLDYNLLPGVTLACLFGFWRGVAAARRMSPLLLRRAIGVVCCALGVFLLVRQLMS, from the coding sequence ATGTTGCTGGCCGTATTGTATGCCTTTTGTCTGGCTGTGGGCTTTCTGACCGGGGCCACCGGCGTGGGCGGCGTGCTGGTGCCGCCCGCCCTGGTGCTGTTGAGCGGGCTTGAAACCCATACGGCCATGGGCACGTCCTTGGCCGCCATGTTTTTTCTGACCCTTCTGGGCACCTGGATGTTCTGGCGGCTGGGCCTGATCCGCTGGCGCGAAGCCCTGCCCCTGGTGCTCGGCGGCGGTCTGGCGGGCTGGCCCGGCGCCTGGTGCAACGCCCGTCTGGACGCCGGGCCGCTGATCTACATTCTGGGCGCGGTTATTGTGCTGGCCGGGCTGTGCGCCCTGCGGCCGCCGACGGCCCGCGACAAGGGCAATCTCTTCTGGCATGGAAAGGCGGGCCTGTTCGGCATCGGCGCGGCCACGGGCTTTGTGGCCGGGCTCACCGGCGTGGGCGGGGGGGTGCTCTCCGTGCCCTGGATGATCATTGTGGGCTATGCGCCGCTGACGGCCGTGGCCCTGTCCATGCCTTTCCAGGTGCTGGCGACCCTGTCCGGCTCCCTGGCCAACGTGACCGGGGGCTATCTGGATTACAACCTGCTGCCCGGCGTGACCCTGGCCTGCCTGTTCGGCTTCTGGCGGGGCGTGGCCGCGGCCCGGCGCATGTCGCCCCTGCTGCTGCGCCGGGCCATCGGCGTGGTCTGCTGCGCTTTGGGCGTTTTTTTGCTTGTGCGCCAGCTCATGTCTTAG
- a CDS encoding CobD/CbiB family cobalamin biosynthesis protein, which translates to MDLSLLRSLFPYSVWDCWWLAPVALLLDLRLGDPALPWPHPVCFAGRLLGRLEGPARRWMRRGGAAGEKRRGRLAGLVCLFLLTGVSGLAVWLLISLPLLGVLSAVYLAWAGLAMGSLLDTGREVLRRVETYPEPEAREALSRLVSRDTGRMDRPLMRKTLADTLSENFTDALLAPFFWLLLAGPVGLWMYKAVSTADSMWGYLTEHWRWLGWAGARADDCLAFIPARLSVGALRLTDVLLRCLRPAARIWDGSWPGFRVVARHAVGMPSPNSGWSMAACAWLCRARMAGPSVYFGALVDKPWLGPPRESAAPWDRARLLALCALMRYSALYGGLSLWLACLLLRFFFA; encoded by the coding sequence ATGGACCTGAGCCTCCTGCGGTCTTTGTTCCCGTACTCGGTGTGGGACTGCTGGTGGCTGGCCCCCGTGGCCCTGTTGCTGGATCTCCGGCTGGGCGATCCCGCCTTGCCCTGGCCGCATCCGGTCTGTTTCGCGGGCCGTCTGCTGGGCCGCCTGGAAGGCCCGGCCCGGCGCTGGATGCGGCGCGGCGGCGCGGCAGGCGAAAAACGGCGCGGGCGGCTGGCGGGGCTGGTCTGCCTGTTTTTGCTGACCGGCGTGAGCGGCCTGGCGGTCTGGCTGCTGATTTCGCTGCCGTTGCTGGGAGTGCTGTCGGCCGTGTATCTGGCCTGGGCCGGACTGGCCATGGGCAGCCTGCTGGATACGGGCAGGGAAGTGTTGCGCCGGGTGGAAACATACCCCGAGCCTGAAGCGCGCGAGGCCCTGTCCCGGCTGGTCAGCCGGGATACCGGCCGTATGGACCGCCCGCTGATGCGCAAGACCCTGGCTGACACCCTCTCGGAAAATTTTACCGACGCGCTGCTGGCCCCGTTTTTCTGGCTCTTGCTGGCCGGTCCCGTGGGCCTGTGGATGTACAAGGCCGTGAGCACCGCGGATTCCATGTGGGGCTATCTGACGGAGCACTGGCGCTGGCTGGGTTGGGCCGGGGCCCGCGCCGACGACTGCCTGGCCTTCATTCCCGCGCGCCTTTCCGTGGGGGCTTTACGGCTGACGGATGTTCTGCTGCGCTGTCTGAGGCCCGCAGCGCGGATCTGGGACGGTTCATGGCCGGGCTTCCGGGTGGTGGCCCGGCATGCGGTGGGCATGCCCAGCCCCAATTCCGGCTGGTCCATGGCCGCCTGCGCCTGGCTCTGCCGGGCGCGCATGGCCGGGCCTTCGGTCTATTTCGGCGCACTGGTGGACAAGCCTTGGCTGGGACCGCCGCGTGAATCCGCCGCCCCCTGGGACCGCGCCCGCCTGCTGGCCTTGTGCGCGCTTATGCGCTATAGCGCCCTTTACGGCGGCCTGTCGCTCTGGCTGGCCTGTCTCTTACTCCGTTTTTTCTTTGCCTGA
- a CDS encoding tRNA (cytidine(34)-2'-O)-methyltransferase, with the protein MRIVLFEPEIPPNTGNVARLCAATGTELHLIEPLGFKLENRYLKRAGLDYWPNVRLFTWPDWRAFAQRPGRPAAERWVMTSAKSRHGSAPVQHFAFQPEDSLIFGPETRGLPPEMLDASPHHVRIPMREGGVRSLNLSTSAGIVLYMALAASGLLEQWT; encoded by the coding sequence ATGCGGATAGTTCTTTTTGAGCCCGAAATCCCTCCCAATACCGGCAATGTGGCCCGGCTCTGCGCTGCCACCGGTACGGAGCTGCACCTCATCGAACCCCTGGGCTTCAAGCTGGAAAACCGCTATCTCAAGCGCGCCGGTCTGGACTACTGGCCCAATGTGCGCCTGTTCACCTGGCCGGACTGGCGGGCCTTCGCGCAACGTCCCGGCAGGCCCGCGGCGGAGCGCTGGGTCATGACCTCGGCCAAGAGCCGCCACGGCAGCGCGCCTGTGCAGCATTTCGCCTTCCAGCCGGAAGACAGCCTGATCTTCGGCCCGGAAACGCGCGGCCTGCCGCCGGAAATGCTGGACGCCTCGCCGCATCATGTGCGCATCCCCATGCGTGAGGGCGGGGTACGCAGCCTGAATCTCTCCACCTCGGCGGGCATTGTGCTGTATATGGCTCTGGCCGCCAGCGGCCTGCTGGAACAATGGACCTGA
- the glpK gene encoding glycerol kinase GlpK, which produces MTASYILALDQGTTSSRAILFDRRGRMLQVAQKEFTQIYPRPGWVEHSPDEIFDTQAHVARDCLRQAGVQGHELAAVGITNQRETTVVWDRAGGAPVYNAIVWQDRRTAAVCDRLRAEGKAEIIRQKTGLVLDAYFSGTKIGWILDNVPGARARAEAGELLFGTVDSWLIWNFSKRGAHLTDPSNASRTLLFNIHTGQWDDELLDLLGVPRAMLPEVVPSSSLMTRVHPEFFGHPVPVAGAAGDQQAAAFGNACLHEGMVKNTYGTGCFLLLNTGARPRESRNNLLATVAWETPRGRSYALEGSVFAGGAVVQWLRDGLGFIRDSSEMEGLAASVPDNGGVYLVPAFTGLGAPHWDQYARGILVGLTRGTERGHIARAAIEAIALQTLDVMEAMRADAGLDLSLLRVDGGASRNNMLMQCQADLTGVGVERPVVTETTALGAACLAGLAVGFWQDEQEAASLWQLDRRFEPKMPEERRAELLHHWCRAVERSRRWIETEE; this is translated from the coding sequence ATGACCGCCTCGTATATTCTGGCTCTGGACCAGGGCACCACCAGCTCGCGGGCCATTCTGTTCGACCGCCGGGGCCGTATGCTCCAGGTGGCGCAAAAAGAATTCACCCAGATCTATCCACGGCCCGGCTGGGTGGAGCACAGCCCGGACGAGATTTTCGACACCCAGGCCCATGTGGCCCGCGACTGCCTCAGGCAGGCCGGGGTGCAGGGGCATGAGCTGGCCGCCGTGGGCATCACCAACCAGCGGGAAACCACCGTGGTCTGGGACCGGGCCGGCGGCGCGCCGGTGTATAACGCCATCGTCTGGCAGGACCGCCGCACCGCCGCTGTCTGCGACCGGCTGCGTGCCGAAGGCAAGGCTGAAATCATCCGTCAAAAGACCGGCCTGGTGCTGGACGCCTATTTCTCCGGCACCAAGATCGGCTGGATTCTGGACAACGTGCCCGGCGCGCGGGCCAGGGCCGAGGCGGGCGAGCTGCTCTTCGGCACTGTGGATTCCTGGCTGATCTGGAATTTCAGCAAACGCGGCGCGCACCTCACCGACCCCTCCAATGCCAGCCGCACCCTGCTGTTCAACATTCATACCGGCCAATGGGACGACGAGCTGCTGGACCTGCTGGGCGTGCCGCGCGCCATGCTGCCCGAGGTGGTTCCTTCCTCCAGCCTCATGACCCGCGTCCATCCCGAGTTTTTCGGCCACCCCGTGCCCGTGGCGGGCGCGGCGGGCGACCAGCAGGCCGCCGCCTTCGGCAATGCCTGCCTGCACGAGGGCATGGTCAAGAACACTTACGGCACGGGCTGTTTCCTGCTGCTGAACACCGGCGCGCGGCCCAGGGAGAGCCGGAACAACCTGCTGGCCACCGTGGCCTGGGAAACGCCGCGCGGCAGAAGTTATGCCCTGGAGGGCAGCGTTTTCGCGGGCGGGGCCGTGGTCCAGTGGCTGCGCGACGGCCTGGGCTTCATTCGGGATTCGTCAGAAATGGAAGGGCTGGCCGCCAGCGTGCCGGACAACGGCGGCGTCTATCTGGTGCCCGCCTTCACGGGCCTGGGCGCTCCGCATTGGGATCAGTACGCGCGCGGCATCCTGGTGGGCCTGACCAGGGGCACGGAGCGCGGGCACATTGCCAGGGCGGCCATTGAGGCCATCGCTCTCCAGACGCTGGACGTCATGGAGGCCATGCGGGCGGATGCCGGTCTGGATCTCAGCCTGCTGCGCGTGGACGGCGGGGCCAGCCGCAACAATATGCTCATGCAGTGCCAGGCCGACCTCACCGGCGTGGGCGTGGAACGCCCGGTGGTTACGGAAACCACGGCCCTGGGGGCCGCCTGCCTGGCGGGTCTGGCCGTGGGCTTCTGGCAGGACGAGCAGGAAGCGGCCTCCCTCTGGCAACTGGACCGCCGCTTTGAGCCAAAAATGCCTGAGGAGCGGCGCGCCGAGCTGCTCCACCACTGGTGCCGGGCCGTGGAGCGCTCCCGCCGCTGGATCGAGACCGAGGAGTGA
- a CDS encoding hydantoinase/oxoprolinase family protein, translating into MKASTVLGIDAGGTHTDAVLITGHGADLRLAASAKVKTRHDDLPASVREVLAALAGEPGSDGAAALAAVERVTLGTTLAVNALVQGRAGTVGLALSAGPGLNPARFALGEHVCVAPGGLDHRGVEVSPLQTDGLARQAAAWRDAGVAAVACVGKFSPRNPAHERVMGAAVAKASGLPVTLGHRLSGRLNFPRRVATAYYNAAVQRLHNAFLDAVEAALADAGIHAATRLLKADGGAVPVSLSRREPVQSILSGPAASVMGVMALCPEAGRGCSLLLDMGGTTTDMALFADGSPVIDRDGMLLQGRRTLVRALASTSIGVGGDSLLTVEGTGAATRVRTGPLREGPAMAFGGVRPTLLDALNALDGNSASGDRGNVAASRDGVAALAVLCGLEPRVLAQKAVDDALARVTRAAHELIDAVNARPIYTLAALKAAREARPDRIWLVGGPADCIRERLAAAFGLPVASPPHAAVANAVGAALTLPTAGLEIYADTGRGLLRAPALDLEERINKGFTLDAAERRAGELLEAHLAAEGVPDAAVEVLEADLFATLDDSGYGSKDIRVACQVVPGIAGRL; encoded by the coding sequence ATGAAAGCAAGCACAGTACTGGGCATTGACGCGGGCGGCACCCATACCGACGCGGTGCTGATCACCGGCCACGGGGCGGATCTGCGCCTGGCGGCCTCGGCCAAGGTCAAAACCCGCCATGACGATCTGCCCGCCTCGGTGCGGGAAGTGCTGGCGGCTCTGGCCGGAGAGCCGGGAAGCGACGGCGCGGCGGCCCTGGCCGCCGTGGAGCGCGTGACCCTGGGCACGACCCTGGCGGTCAACGCCCTGGTGCAGGGCCGGGCCGGCACGGTGGGGCTGGCGCTTTCCGCCGGGCCGGGCCTGAACCCCGCGCGCTTTGCCCTGGGCGAACATGTCTGCGTGGCGCCCGGCGGCCTGGACCACCGGGGCGTGGAAGTGAGCCCCCTGCAAACGGACGGCCTGGCCCGGCAGGCGGCGGCCTGGCGTGACGCGGGCGTGGCCGCCGTGGCCTGCGTGGGCAAATTTTCGCCGCGCAATCCGGCCCATGAGCGCGTCATGGGCGCGGCAGTGGCCAAAGCGTCAGGCTTGCCCGTCACCCTGGGGCACCGGCTCTCAGGACGGCTCAATTTTCCCCGCCGGGTGGCCACGGCCTATTACAACGCGGCCGTGCAGCGCCTGCACAACGCTTTTCTGGACGCCGTGGAGGCGGCCCTGGCCGACGCGGGCATCCATGCGGCCACCCGGCTGCTCAAGGCCGACGGCGGCGCGGTGCCGGTATCCCTTTCGCGGCGCGAGCCGGTGCAGTCCATTTTGTCCGGCCCGGCGGCCAGCGTCATGGGCGTCATGGCCCTCTGTCCGGAAGCGGGGCGGGGCTGCTCCCTGCTGCTGGACATGGGCGGCACCACCACGGACATGGCCCTGTTCGCCGACGGCTCGCCGGTGATCGACCGTGACGGCATGTTGTTGCAGGGCCGCCGCACTCTGGTGCGGGCTCTGGCCTCGACGTCCATCGGCGTGGGCGGGGATTCCCTGCTCACCGTGGAGGGCACGGGCGCGGCGACGCGCGTGCGGACAGGCCCCCTGCGCGAAGGCCCGGCCATGGCCTTCGGCGGCGTTCGGCCCACCCTGCTGGACGCGCTGAATGCGCTGGACGGCAACAGCGCCTCCGGCGACCGGGGCAACGTGGCCGCCTCGCGCGACGGCGTGGCGGCCCTGGCGGTCTTGTGCGGCCTGGAACCCCGCGTCCTGGCCCAAAAGGCCGTGGACGACGCCCTGGCGCGGGTCACGCGGGCCGCACATGAACTTATCGACGCGGTCAACGCGCGGCCCATCTACACATTGGCCGCGCTCAAGGCCGCGCGCGAGGCCCGCCCCGACCGGATCTGGCTGGTGGGCGGCCCGGCGGACTGCATCCGCGAGCGGCTGGCGGCGGCCTTCGGCCTGCCTGTGGCCAGCCCGCCGCACGCCGCCGTGGCCAATGCCGTGGGCGCGGCCCTGACCCTGCCCACGGCCGGGCTGGAAATTTACGCGGACACGGGCCGGGGCCTGCTGCGCGCGCCCGCCCTGGATCTGGAGGAGCGCATCAACAAGGGCTTTACTCTGGACGCCGCCGAGCGCCGCGCCGGGGAACTGCTTGAGGCCCACCTGGCCGCCGAGGGCGTGCCGGATGCGGCCGTGGAAGTGCTGGAGGCCGACCTTTTCGCCACCCTGGACGACAGCGGCTACGGCTCCAAGGACATCCGGGTGGCCTGCCAGGTGGTGCCGGGCATTGCCGGGAGGTTATAG
- a CDS encoding Hsp70 family protein yields the protein MKIIGIDLGTTNTYLYGVEKGDAAPAPVTLPRISDENGCIATVVLYQDDKPCLIGNIAESEYHTNRARLASRTLRSQFKPEIAHGGSEAMRWMTDFLHELRAALPDGVLEPDTRVYVGTPSRTREDFGLNLAQCFVRAGWPRPTFVRESDAAMISCLQSGAIDIDDIENEVLILDFGGGTCDFTLLESMDVLQNDGDPLFGGRLFDDLLFQVFCRDNALFREELPGSGCEYYIHWIQCKAEKERFSDAAARDENCKVSLHASWRDAHGIRKDAYIHDYTREAFIRDAENYTATDGLLAMLGRYADRGGLSPQAQDMLRGKQIGLLSWFRSILHSIRDHRHISKVILTGGSSRWFFVRDMVKEVFPAASCGMSGRTYEDIAYGLALYPVLSESHAAVRLLLEEKAGAFADEACAFVQRIFAKHARLAVRLCTERIVDRDIMPVLEEAQKTRKTVEQLEQDFADNIRNDAGLLAIIEEKSETLRAEIEYELRQRFRAWLRRNGVFLVPRVDFPARALSRDFFDAISVKVSRLGFLNIMDFMATAVLPGIAAYAVAGAIAHTGEAVSAVLGGSLAFAGTWGLGKVAKNFLWKRKLPKFFLTEKNRRKIIEKNKAYIEEALGKAFAEVQDGLADETERKIRHALSSMLARLTVLNQVRCARP from the coding sequence ATGAAAATCATCGGCATTGATCTCGGAACCACCAATACCTATCTCTACGGCGTGGAAAAAGGGGACGCCGCGCCCGCGCCCGTGACGCTGCCGCGCATCAGCGATGAAAACGGCTGCATAGCCACGGTGGTTCTCTATCAGGACGACAAGCCATGCCTTATCGGCAATATCGCGGAGAGCGAGTACCACACCAACCGCGCCCGGCTGGCCTCGCGGACTCTGCGCAGCCAGTTCAAGCCCGAGATTGCCCACGGCGGCTCCGAGGCCATGCGCTGGATGACGGATTTCCTGCATGAGCTGCGCGCGGCCCTGCCCGACGGCGTGCTGGAGCCGGACACCCGCGTTTATGTGGGCACGCCATCCCGGACCAGGGAGGATTTCGGCCTCAATCTGGCCCAATGCTTTGTGCGCGCGGGCTGGCCCAGGCCCACCTTCGTCAGGGAGTCGGACGCGGCCATGATCTCCTGCCTCCAGTCCGGAGCCATCGACATTGACGACATCGAAAACGAAGTGCTCATTCTGGATTTCGGCGGCGGCACCTGTGACTTCACCCTCCTCGAAAGCATGGACGTGCTTCAGAACGACGGCGACCCGCTGTTCGGCGGGCGTTTGTTCGACGATCTGCTGTTTCAGGTGTTTTGCCGGGACAACGCGCTGTTCCGGGAAGAATTGCCCGGCTCCGGCTGTGAATATTACATCCACTGGATTCAGTGCAAAGCCGAGAAGGAGCGTTTTTCAGACGCGGCGGCGCGGGATGAAAATTGCAAAGTCAGCCTGCATGCCTCGTGGCGCGACGCGCACGGAATCAGAAAAGACGCCTATATCCATGACTACACGCGCGAAGCGTTCATCCGCGATGCGGAAAATTACACAGCCACGGACGGCCTGCTGGCCATGCTCGGCCGGTATGCCGACAGGGGCGGCCTGAGCCCGCAGGCCCAGGATATGCTGCGGGGCAAACAGATCGGCCTGCTTTCCTGGTTCAGGAGCATTCTGCATTCCATCCGCGATCACCGGCATATTTCAAAGGTCATTCTCACGGGCGGCAGCAGCCGCTGGTTTTTCGTCAGGGACATGGTGAAAGAGGTGTTTCCCGCCGCGAGCTGCGGCATGAGCGGGCGCACCTATGAGGACATTGCCTACGGGCTTGCCCTTTACCCGGTGCTTTCCGAGTCGCATGCCGCTGTCCGGCTGCTGCTGGAGGAAAAGGCCGGAGCCTTTGCGGACGAGGCCTGCGCGTTCGTGCAACGGATTTTCGCCAAACACGCCCGGCTTGCCGTGCGCCTGTGCACGGAACGGATCGTGGACCGGGACATCATGCCCGTTCTGGAAGAAGCTCAGAAAACCCGGAAAACCGTGGAGCAACTGGAGCAGGACTTTGCGGACAATATCCGGAACGACGCGGGGCTGCTGGCCATCATCGAGGAAAAAAGCGAAACGCTGCGCGCGGAAATCGAATACGAATTGCGGCAGCGTTTCCGGGCCTGGCTGCGGCGGAACGGCGTTTTTCTCGTGCCGCGCGTTGACTTTCCCGCGCGGGCGCTCAGCAGGGATTTTTTCGATGCGATCAGCGTCAAGGTGTCGCGCCTGGGCTTTCTGAACATTATGGATTTCATGGCAACGGCGGTACTGCCGGGCATCGCGGCCTATGCCGTGGCCGGGGCCATAGCGCACACGGGCGAGGCCGTCTCCGCCGTGCTGGGCGGAAGTCTGGCTTTTGCGGGCACCTGGGGCCTGGGCAAAGTGGCCAAGAATTTTTTGTGGAAGCGGAAACTGCCCAAATTCTTTCTCACGGAAAAGAACCGCCGGAAGATCATTGAAAAAAACAAGGCCTATATTGAAGAGGCCCTGGGCAAGGCTTTTGCGGAAGTTCAGGACGGCCTGGCCGACGAGACGGAACGCAAAATCCGGCACGCCCTCTCCTCCATGCTGGCCCGGCTGACGGTGCTGAATCAGGTGCGTTGCGCGCGGCCGTAG